A stretch of Henckelia pumila isolate YLH828 chromosome 4, ASM3356847v2, whole genome shotgun sequence DNA encodes these proteins:
- the LOC140894347 gene encoding peptidyl-prolyl cis-trans isomerase CYP19-3-like produces the protein MKNPKVFFDILIGKAKAGRVVMELFADSTPKTAENFRALCTGEKGVGASGKPLHYKGSKFHRIIPSFMCQGGDFTRGNGTGGESIYGMKFSDENFKLKHTEPGLLSMANSGPNTNGSQFFITTAKTSWLDGKHVVFGKVVEGYDVVKEMENVGSQSGTTSSTVVIEDCGEL, from the coding sequence ATGAAGAACCCGAAGGTATTCTTCGACATTTTGATCGGAAAGGCGAAAGCTGGGCGTGTCGTGATGGAGCTGTTTGCGGACAGCACACCCAAAACTGCTGAGAACTTCAGAGCCCTTTGCACCGGGGAGAAAGGGGTTGGAGCTTCTGGGAAGCCATTGCATTACAAGGGTAGTAAATTCCATCGTATTATTCCAAGTTTTATGTGCCAAGGAGGAGACTTTACGAGAGGTAATGGAACTGGAGGAGAGTCGATTTATGGGATGAAATTTTCTGATGAGAATTTCAAACTGAAGCACACAGAGCCAGGCCTGCTATCAATGGCAAATTCTGGGCCGAACACCAACGGTTCACAATTCTTTATAACCACTGCAAAGACAAGTTGGCTCGATGGTAAACACGTCGTATTTGGGAAAGTTGTGGAAGGCTATGATGTGGTGAAGGAGATGGAGAATGTTGGTTCTCAGTCAGGTACTACATCGTCTACTGTTGTAATCGAGGATTGTGGTGAGCTATAA
- the LOC140864331 gene encoding protein OPAQUE1-like isoform X2 — MLIFLYTLCHALNSNLCIIVKALDCNAAVAGRDALAKTVYARLFDWLVDKTNRSVEQDLDFEIQIGVLDIYGFECFKLNRCEVQNWRHRTRILCHNQTNPHPCTTLLVLDHLPGSHSALPISQDWLNNTYLASVDLLVL, encoded by the exons ATGCTGATCTTTTTAT ACACACTTTGCCACGCTCTCAATTCAAACTTATGCATAATAGTGAAAGCTCTAGACTGTAACGCAGCTGTAGCTGGCCGGGATGCTTTAGCCAAGACTGTTTATGCTCGACTGTTCGATTG GCTTGTTGACAAGACTAATAGATCAGTTGAGCAAGATCTGGACTTTGAGATACAAATTGGAGTTCTGGACATTTATGGGTTTGAATGCTTTAAGTTGAACAG ATGTGAAGTGCAGAATTGGCGGCATCGTACTCGAATCTTGTGCCATAACCAAACAAATCCACATCCTTGCACGACTCTACTTGTTCTTGATCACCTCCCCGGAAGCCATTCTGCTCTGCCCATATCTCAGGACTGGTTAAATAATACATACTTGGCTTCTGTGGATTTGCTCGTTCTGTAA
- the LOC140894346 gene encoding rubisco accumulation factor 1.1, chloroplastic-like, whose translation MAMLSTSFLAADHHLRRHKPPPPPSHAKSTSISAIIIPSSSSASRSQQQQLYQPYRPPPSPVPPKYRSLDTSARLDILSNRLGLWFEYAPLVTSLYQEGFISTTLEEITGIPSIEQNRLLVASQVRDSIVECCDSDTVSFFDTPGSPDILYEIRILSTPQRASSAEFIIKNGFDGRRAGELAKSMKDFPRRYAERGWESFDGNLPGDCLGFMYYRQAQEHKSASLLELSRVTLEKALEVSESAPAKQRVSVELEGKAGEEGGDGAVAEVVKVPVVRMSVGEVSQSTTVAVLPVCKAEGKGVEVEEAPWESGMLGDFGVVEAEKGWNRWVVLPGWEPVAILKRGGVAVAFKRAGDALQWRGRRRDEEEQILVVADRGRREVALDDAYYLVVSGGNGSGEEGLRVERGLKLKEIGVGDSLGTVVLIVRPPRDDYEDQSAPQDWD comes from the coding sequence ATGGCCATGCTCTCCACCTCGTTCCTCGCCGCCGACCACCACCTCCGCCGTCACAAGCCGCCTCCACCACCCTCTCATGCCAAGTCCACATCCATATCCGCCATCATTATTCCTTCCTCTTCCTCCGCCTCCAGGTCCCAACAACAGCAACTCTACCAGCCTTACCGCCCGCCGCCGTCCCCCGTGCCACCCAAATACCGATCCCTCGACACCAGCGCCCGACTAGATATCCTTTCCAATAGATTAGGGCTCTGGTTCGAGTACGCCCCTCTAGTCACCTCTCTTTATCAAGAAGGGTTCATTTCCACCACTCTCGAAGAGATCACCGGAATCCCTTCTATCGAGCAGAACCGACTCCTTGTCGCGTCGCAGGTTCGAGACTCTATTGTCGAGTGTTGTGATTCCGATACCGTGTCTTTTTTTGACACCCCGGGATCCCCCGATATTCTCTACGAGATTCGAATCTTGAGCACCCCACAACGCGCCTCTTCCGCGGAGTTCATCATAAAGAATGGTTTCGATGGGAGGAGAGCCGGGGAGTTGGCTAAATCAATGAAAGATTTCCCGCGGAGGTATGCGGAGAGAGGGTGGGAGAGTTTTGATGGGAATTTACCGGGGGATTGTCTGGGTTTCATGTATTATAGGCAAGCCCAAGAGCATAAATCGGCGTCTTTGCTAGAGCTGAGTAGGGTTACATTGGAGAAGGCATTGGAGGTGTCAGAATCGGCACCCGCCAAGCAGAGAGTCTCGGTGGAATTAGAGGGGAAGGCCGGAGAGGAAGGAGGAGATGGTGCTGTTGCTGAAGTTGTGAAGGTTCCGGTTGTGAGGATGTCAGTGGGGGAGGTGTCACAGTCCACCACAGTGGCGGTTTTACCTGTTTGCAAGGCGGAGGGGAAGGGAGTGGAGGTGGAGGAGGCGCCATGGGAAAGTGGAATGTTGGGAGATTTCGGGGTCGTTGAGGCAGAGAAGGGGTGGAACCGGTGGGTGGTTTTACCCGGATGGGAGCCGGTGGCGATTTTGAAGAGAGGAGGGGTGGCGGTGGCGTTCAAAAGGGCGGGTGATGCATTGCAGTGGAGAGGCAGGAGGAGGGATGAGGAGGAGCAAATCTTGGTGGTGGCGGATAGAGGGAGGAGGGAGGTGGCGCTGGATGACGCGTATTATTTGGTCGTGAGTGGTGGCAATGGGAGCGGCGAGGAGGGGTTGAGAGTTGAGAGAGGCCTGAAGTTGAAGGAGATAGGGGTGGGGGACAGCTTGGGGACTGTGGTTTTGATTGTTAGGCCACCTAGAGATGACTATGAAGATCAATCAGCTCCCCAAGATTGGGATTAG
- the LOC140864331 gene encoding protein OPAQUE1-like isoform X3, whose translation MKDQNSVMHLQIDADLFICDVNLLLDTLCHALNSNLCIIVKALDCNAAVAGRDALAKTVYARLFDWLVDKTNRSVEQDLDFEIQIGVLDIYGFECFKLNRCRSCRMQI comes from the exons ATGAAGGATCAGAATTCTGTTATGCATTTGCAGATTGATGCTGATCTTTTTAT ATGTGATGTTAATCTTTTGCTAGACACACTTTGCCACGCTCTCAATTCAAACTTATGCATAATAGTGAAAGCTCTAGACTGTAACGCAGCTGTAGCTGGCCGGGATGCTTTAGCCAAGACTGTTTATGCTCGACTGTTCGATTG GCTTGTTGACAAGACTAATAGATCAGTTGAGCAAGATCTGGACTTTGAGATACAAATTGGAGTTCTGGACATTTATGGGTTTGAATGCTTTAAGTTGAACAG GTGTAGAAGCTGCAGAATGCAAATATGA
- the LOC140864472 gene encoding AT-hook motif nuclear-localized protein 14-like, whose protein sequence is MEANINDGSSGLLASYYHPQLHHQTPPSTAVAPSNGLLYPHSVPSSAIPSTPETVKRKRGRPRKYGTPEQAAAAKRTSSSASSAAVASARKKDAGSPGSSGVTPGTAAHSSKKSQLAALCDVGQSFSPHIITLSAGEDVNRKIMVFMKQSKCEICIISASGSVSHATLCQHATSGGSVSYEGKFDILSLSGSFTRAEGGERTGGLSVCLSSSDGQIIGGGVSGPLMALGPIQIIVGTFLIDPKRSIKGDAASRKLPSPVAGTSAPVLNFQSPDNSPHQTVGSGQFYGATHDHAVDYSAFSGTERLHSSWNAPIS, encoded by the exons ATGGAAGCCAACATTAATGACGGCAGCAGCGGACTTCTCGCCTCTTACTACCACCCTCAACTCCACCACCAAACACCGCCGTCCACCGCCGTCGCGCCGTCGAATGGATTACTTTACCCTCACTCGGTCCCCTCATCGGCGATTCCTTCGACTCCGGAGACCGTTAAGAGGAAGAGAGGAAGGCCGAGGAAGTACGGTACCCCCGAGCAAGCCGCGGCGGCCAAGCGCACCTCTTCTTCGGCTTCCTCAGCCGCAGTGGCTTCCGCGAGGAAAAAAGACGCGGGTTCTCCTGGTAGTAGCGGCGTCACTCCTGGCACTGCCGCTCATTCCTCGAAGAAATCTCAGCTCGCTGCTCTCT GCGACGTGGGTCAAAGCTTCAGTCCTCACATTATTACCCTGTCTGCAGGAGAA GATGTGAATAGAAAAATCATGGTGTTTATGAAACAAAGTAAATGCGAAATTTGCATTATCTCAGCATCTGGTTCAGTATCTCATGCAACTCTGTGCCAGCACGCCACCTCTGGTGGTAGTGTTTCCTATGAG GGGAAATTTGACATCCTTTCTCTATCTGGATCTTTCACCCGCGCTGAAGGTGGAGAGAGAACTGGAGGACTTAGTGTGTGTTTGTCCAGTTCTGATGGCCAGATTATTGGTGGTGGAGTCAGTGGACCCCTGATGGCCTTAGGCCCGATTCAG ATAATTGTTGGTACATTTCTTATCGACCCCAAGCGAAGCATCAAAGGTGATGCAGCATCCAGAAAGTTGCCATCTCCAGTTGCTGGCACGTCAGCGCCCGTTTTAAACTTCCAATCGCCTGATAATTCTCCTCATCAAACAGTAGGTAGCGGTCAGTTTTATGGAGCAACACATGACCATGCAGTTGACTACTCTGCATTCAGTGGAACGGAGAGACTGCACAGCTCATGGAACGCTCCAATCTCCTGA
- the LOC140864331 gene encoding protein OPAQUE1-like isoform X1, with amino-acid sequence MKDQNSVMHLQIDADLFICDVNLLLDTLCHALNSNLCIIVKALDCNAAVAGRDALAKTVYARLFDWLVDKTNRSVEQDLDFEIQIGVLDIYGFECFKLNRCEVQNWRHRTRILCHNQTNPHPCTTLLVLDHLPGSHSALPISQDWLNNTYLASVDLLVL; translated from the exons ATGAAGGATCAGAATTCTGTTATGCATTTGCAGATTGATGCTGATCTTTTTAT ATGTGATGTTAATCTTTTGCTAGACACACTTTGCCACGCTCTCAATTCAAACTTATGCATAATAGTGAAAGCTCTAGACTGTAACGCAGCTGTAGCTGGCCGGGATGCTTTAGCCAAGACTGTTTATGCTCGACTGTTCGATTG GCTTGTTGACAAGACTAATAGATCAGTTGAGCAAGATCTGGACTTTGAGATACAAATTGGAGTTCTGGACATTTATGGGTTTGAATGCTTTAAGTTGAACAG ATGTGAAGTGCAGAATTGGCGGCATCGTACTCGAATCTTGTGCCATAACCAAACAAATCCACATCCTTGCACGACTCTACTTGTTCTTGATCACCTCCCCGGAAGCCATTCTGCTCTGCCCATATCTCAGGACTGGTTAAATAATACATACTTGGCTTCTGTGGATTTGCTCGTTCTGTAA